A segment of the Agelaius phoeniceus isolate bAgePho1 unplaced genomic scaffold, bAgePho1.hap1 Scaffold_416, whole genome shotgun sequence genome:
GTCACTGACTGTtctctcacctgtccaggtgcgctccctgcagtgtcactgcctgatcctctctcctctctcctgtctcacctgtccaggtgtcacTGCAGGTGTTCCTGACTGTTCTCTCtcctctcacctgtcccaggtttCTCTGACTGTtctctcacctgtccaggtgtgtcCGTCCAGGTGCGCTCCCTGCAGGTGTCTCTGACTGATTCTCTctcctgtctcacctgtccaggtgtccctgcaggtgtccctgtCTCATTCTCTGTTCTCTctcctgtctcacctgtccaggtgtgtcCATGCAGGTGTGCTCCCTGCAGGTGTCACTGCCCTCACCTGTCCAAGGTGTCACTGAttgtctctcacctgtccaggtgtccctgactgttctctctccccctcacctgtccaggtgtgtcCATGCAGGTGTCTCTGGCTGTtctctcacctgtccaggtgcgctccctgcaggtgtcactgtctcacctgtccaggtgtcctgccctgtctcacctgtccaggtgtccctgcaggtgtcactgccctctctcacctgtccaggtgtgctCCCTGCAGGTGTCACTGTCTGATTCTCTgttctctcacctgtcccaggtgtccctgcaggtgtcactgactgttctctctcctctctcccctcacctgtccaggtgtgtccctcCAGGTGtcctccctgcaggtgtccctgtCTGATTCTCTGTTCTCTctcctgtctcacctgtccagATGTGTCTGTCCAGGTGCGCTCCCTGCAGGTGTCACTGACTGATtctctcacctgtccaggtgtcactgccctgtctcacctgtcccaggtgtctctGACTGTTCTCTctcctgtctcacctgtccaggtgtccctgcaggtgtccctgtctcacctgtccaggtgtccctgtctgattctctctcccctcacctgtccaggtgtgtcTGTCCAGGTGCGCTCCCTGCAGGTGTCCGTACCTGAGCCCCGCACCGTCGCTCTGCTCTTCCAGCCGGTTCTGCTGCGCTGCCACTTCCAGGTGAGCTCACCTGGCGGCCCCCGCCCCCATCGTCACCTGGAAGTACAAATCCTTCTGCCCGGACACCTGGGCGGCCTCACCTGGCGGCGCCGGCCGGGACTCACCTGGCGAGGCGGCGGGGGCGTGTCCCGACTCCGCCCGCACCGTGCGCATCGTGGCCACCAAGCAGGGAGAGCAGGTGACCCTGGGAGACTTCTACCTGGGCAGGGCCGTCACCATCCGCGGAGGTGAGCGCGCACCTGGggcacctgagatacacctgagatacacctgggggcacctgggcacacctgggggcacctgagatacacctgggggcacctgggcacacacctgggcagggcCGTCACCATCCGCGGAGGTGAGCgcgcacctgggcacacctgagatacacctgggatacacctgggggcaGTTATaacacacctgggcaggggCCGTCACCATCCGCGGAGGTGAGCGcgcacctggggcacctgggtacacctgggggCAGTTATaacacacctgggcagggcCGTCACCATCCGCGGAGGTGAGCgcgcacctgggcacacctgggggcacctgggatacacctgggggcacctgggggcacctgagatacacctgggggcacctgggggcatctgagatacacctgggggcAGTTATaacacacctgggcagggcCGTCACCATCCGCGGAGGTGAGcgcacagctgggcacacctgggatacacctggggcaGTTAtaacacacctgggggcacctgggcacacacctgggcaggggCCGTCACCATCCGCGGAGGTGAGCgcgcacctgggcacacctgggcacacctgggtacacctgggcacacctgggcacacctgggcacacctgggggcacctgggggcacccgagatacacctgagatacacctgggggcacctgagatacacctgggggcacctgagatacacctgggcacacctggggcagttataacacacctgggggcacctggggcacacacctgggcacacctgggggcagttataacacacctgggcacacccctGTCTCTcccctgtgtctcacctgtctctcacctgtctctcTCACCTGTATCTCTCCCCtgtgtctctcacctgtccatgtctcccctgtctctcacctgtccctcacctgtctctcacctgtccatgtctcacctgtgtctctcccctgtccatgtctcacctgtctctcacctgtatctctcacctgtgtctctcacctgtgtctctcacctgtccatgtctcacctgtccatgtctCCCGTGTCTCTCCCTGTCCAtgtctctcacctgtctctccctgtctctcacctgtgtctcacctgtgtctctcacctgtccatgtctcacctgtccatgtctCACCTGTATCTCTCACCTGTatctctccctgtctctcacccgtgtctctcacctgtccatgtctCCCCtgtgtctctcacctgtccatgtctcacctgtccatgtctcacctgtctcacctgtgtctctCCCCTGTCTCTcccctgtctctcacctgtccatatctcccctgtctctcacctgtccatatctcccctgtctctcacctgtccatgtctcacctgtctctcccctgtctctccctgtctctcacctgtctctcacatgtctctcacctgtccatgtctCACCCGTCtctctcacctgtctctcacctgtccatatctcacctgtgtctctcccctgtctcacctgtccatgtctCTCACCTGTCCTCACCTGTGCAGCGGCCGAGCTCAGCCTGGGCCCCGCAGCCTGGGGTGACAGCGGCCTCTACCTGTGCACGGTGACCTCGACCAGCGACCTGCAGGGCAACAACGAGGCCGTGGCCGAactggtggtgctgggtgaGACTGGATcaaactgggacagactgggataaactgggatcaaactgggataaactgggagggactgggttaaactgggagggactgggagggactgggagggactggacaTAACTGGGATTGACCGGGTTATactgggagtgaactgggagggactggaaaTGGACTcggaatggactgggagggaactgggaccaaactgggagggactgggagggactgggttaaactgggaccaaactgggagggactgggagtggactgggttatactgggaggggtttggggtcactggtttgtactggtttgggatttggggtcactggTTTGGCGGTTGGGGGTCACTGGTTCGCactgggagggtttgggggtcactggtttatactgggattggatttggggtcactggtttatactgggattgggtttggggtcactggtttatactgggatggGGTTATGtggttactggtttatactggatgggatttggggtcactggtttgggttttggggtcactggtttatactgggattggatttggggtcactggtttgtactggtttggggttactggtttatactggtttggggtcactggtttgtactggtttggggtcactggtttgtactggtttgggGTTCGGGGGTCACTGGTTGGCACTGGGCCcctccccccgtgtccccccagggTCTCTTCCCGAGGGCTCCGGCTGCTGCCCGAGGGGACCCTGCCAGGTacgggcacacctggggcacacctggggacacccaaatatacctgagatacacctggggcacacctggggcacccaaaatgcacctggggacacctggggacacctgggcacacctgggcacacctgggacacccaaaatacacctggggacacctggggacacctgagatacacctggggacacccaaacccacacctggggcacctgggacacccaaaatgcacctggggcacctggggacacctgggggcacccaaaatacacctggagacacccaaacccacacctggggcacctgggacacccaaaatacacctgagatacacctgggcacacctggggacacctgggatacaTCTGGGACACTTGGGGGCACCCaaatacacctggggacactcaaacccacacctgggggcacccaaaatacacctgagatacacccaaaatacacctggggacacctgggggcacctgggcacacctgagagcacccaaaatacacctgggcacacctgggcacacctggggcacctgggacacctgggggcacctgggcacacctgggggcacccaaaatacacctgagatacacctgggatacacccaaaatacacctgggggcacctgggcacacctgggcacacctgggcacacctgggggcacctgggcacacctgggcacacctgagggcACCCAAAcccacacctgggggcacctgggatacacctggggacacctggggacacctgggagcacccaaaatacacctggggacacctgagatacacctcggggcacctgggggcacccaaaatgcacctggggacacctgggcacacctgggcacacctggggcacacctgggggcacccaaaatgcacctgggcacacctgggggcacccaaaatgcacctggggacacccaaaatacacctgagatacacctgggatacacccaaaatacacctgggggcacctgggcacacctg
Coding sequences within it:
- the LOC143693230 gene encoding lipolysis-stimulated lipoprotein receptor-like, with amino-acid sequence HLAAPAPIVTWKYKSFCPDTWAASPGGAGRDSPGEAAGACPDSARTVRIVATKQGEQVTLGDFYLGRAVTIRGAAELSLGPAAWGDSGLYLCTVTSTSDLQGNNEAVAELVVLDWLFVVLVALGAGLVALGAGLCWCQCCPHTCCCYLRCPCCPRTCCCPEALYLAGKAATAGGAFGPAPTPALPLQLLGSSQSSQVPLLRDSDSSTG